A DNA window from Luteolibacter luteus contains the following coding sequences:
- the cyoE gene encoding heme o synthase codes for MVDPAPAEEPKTPETSETASVGTVVTPAEEGAVTEQVVPSESEMEDPGLRKDLLVLTKMRLNVFVLITTFFGFLLASRSGGRSFDLMILAHTIIGTAAAAFGSAAFNQVMEVDLDARMKRTANRPLPSRRMDPLFAFAVGWILSAAGIIHLAAKVGAWPAWLAAATVAIYVFVYTPLKRVSSTNTLVGAIPGAIPPVIGWTAAGGPVDNSAWFLFALLFLWQLPHFVAINWLCREEYESAGYKMWSDGDVSGRHSGKLAAIFALMLAALPIWPWFAGSTPGILGIVALVGGVLAGLLMAALAGRFMRDGQRTSFRKLFLFTLLYLPLELGLLAIAWR; via the coding sequence ATGGTTGATCCTGCTCCTGCCGAAGAACCGAAGACTCCCGAGACCTCCGAGACGGCCTCGGTGGGGACTGTAGTAACCCCGGCAGAGGAGGGGGCGGTGACGGAACAGGTGGTGCCCTCAGAGTCGGAAATGGAGGATCCCGGCCTGCGGAAGGACCTGCTGGTTCTTACCAAGATGCGGCTGAATGTCTTCGTCCTCATCACCACCTTTTTCGGCTTCCTGCTGGCCTCCCGCTCCGGCGGCCGGAGCTTCGACCTGATGATTCTGGCTCACACGATCATCGGCACAGCGGCGGCGGCCTTCGGTTCCGCGGCTTTTAACCAGGTGATGGAAGTGGACCTGGACGCCCGGATGAAACGCACGGCCAACCGGCCGCTGCCCTCGCGGCGCATGGATCCGCTTTTCGCCTTCGCGGTGGGCTGGATTCTTTCCGCGGCGGGAATCATCCACCTGGCGGCGAAAGTCGGAGCATGGCCTGCCTGGCTGGCCGCGGCGACGGTAGCGATCTACGTTTTCGTCTACACCCCGCTAAAGCGCGTCAGCAGCACGAACACGCTGGTCGGCGCGATTCCCGGGGCAATTCCCCCGGTGATCGGTTGGACCGCGGCGGGCGGGCCGGTGGACAACTCCGCGTGGTTCCTTTTCGCGCTGCTCTTCCTGTGGCAGCTCCCGCATTTCGTGGCGATCAACTGGCTCTGCCGCGAGGAGTATGAAAGCGCCGGCTACAAGATGTGGTCGGACGGCGACGTGAGCGGCCGCCACAGCGGGAAATTGGCGGCGATTTTCGCGTTGATGCTGGCCGCACTGCCGATTTGGCCGTGGTTTGCGGGCTCGACGCCCGGGATTCTGGGCATCGTGGCGTTGGTCGGCGGGGTGCTGGCAGGTCTTCTGATGGCGGCGCTGGCGGGGCGTTTCATGCGGGATGGCCAGCGGACTTCCTTCCGGAAGCTTTTCCTTTTCACGCTGCTCTACCTGCCACTGGAGCTTGGATTGCTTGCCATCGCGTGGCGCTAG